The Gordonia mangrovi genome includes the window CGACACCGTGGTGGAGTAGAGATGGTGCTGCTCGGCAGAACGCCCGTGCATACGCTGACGGTCCCAGACCTGTTCCAGCACACCCTCACCGCCGTAGAGGATCTCGCCCCAGTCGCTCATCCCGATCGACCGGTCCAGATACAGGTTGACGCTGACGATCGGCACGGGGGTGAGTTGATCGACCGCCGCGTAGATCGCCTCATGCCCGGGCACCTGGTCTAGCAGCCCCTTCACACTCCACACCGGGACCGCGCAGATCACGGCGTCGGCGGTCACCTTCTCCCCGTCGGACAGGGTCACGCCCGTGACCACCCCGTCGGCCACGTCGATCGACGAAACCACGGCGCGGTGCCGCACGTCGACCCCGTTGTCGGCGAACACCTTCTGCGCCCCGTCGATGAACAGGGTGTCGAGGTCGACGGTGGGATAGCCGATCGAGATCGGAGTCCGCGTCGCCCGTGCCCGCCGGATACCGGTGACCAGGAGGTCGGCGGGCACCTTGGCCGACGAGATGTCAGGTTTGTCGCCGGTCAGGCCGATCACGATGCCGTCCCACAACGCATCGCGCGCCGACTGCGGCAACCCGATCCGCCGGAACCATTCGTCGGCGGTGATGTCATCGAGCCACGCCGGCTGGCGCAGCGCCTGACGGATCAGCGTGGCCTGCGCGCGAGCGGTGCGCAGCCGGTCCACACCGGTCACCCCGGGCAGATCCCCGATGGCGGTGCGCAGCCCGGAAACCCCGGCAAACGACGACACCCGGGTGGCGCCGCCAGGCATCCGCATCGTCATGTGCCCGGGAAAGCTGACGTGCTCGCGGGTGCCGACGCTGTCGAGGTAACGCATCAGATGTTCGTAACCACTGGCGAACACGTGCTGGCCGTTGTCGGGCACATCGTCGACGGCCGCGACCGGCATCGCGATGGTGCGGCCGCCGAGCGAACCCCGACGTTCCAGCAGCGTGACCTGCTGTCCGGCTTCGGCCAGCCAGACCGCCGACGCCAGGCCGGCCAGTCCCCCACCCACGACCACGCAGTGCCTACGACGATTCTCCGGCATGGAGAAACCATAGCGGTCAGCGTTGACCGGTGATCTTCGATGCGGTCGGCGACTGGTGTCCCGCGCTGTGACATGTACCACCCGTCGGCGGAAGTCGCAGCTCACGGTGGACTTTTAGGGCTTGATTCGAGCACATTCTCCGCGCCGAGGTTTCAGACCACCAGCCCATGGTCACGCTGAAGTCGTACGCACCCGCATACAACGAAGAGAGCGATTTCCCCATGATGGTCTCGACGCAGACCCGCCCCACCGGCACCATCTCCCACACCACGATTGCGCAGCAGCTGCGCACGATCCTCGCGCTCACCAACGCCGAGATCCAGATCGCCGAGATCCGGCAGGCCCAGGCACGGACCGATGCCGTCCGGGATGAACTCGCCGGAAACGCACAGAAGGGCCGCTCGCGCGCCCAGGACATCGAGAAGGCGCTACGCGAACGCGGCGGTGTCGTCGATGTCGTCCGGCCGGTGATCGGCCGCGCCACCGCGGCGGCCAAGAGCGTCATCGAGCAGGCGCAACCCCTTGACGAAGCGTTGCTCGGCGACCTCGCGTTGGAGCAGCAGCTCGTGGGCCGCGCGATGTATCTCAAGGCACTGGCCACCGGCCGGCAGGATTCCGAGCTGGTCGCACTGGCGGACAAGCTGATCGACGCCCACACCGAGACGGTTCAATGGATCACCACGGTGCTGGCCGAAGAGGCGCTCGGTGGACCGGCGGCGCTGCGCCGCACGCCGACGCAGTGGGTCAGCGGCATGGCGACCCGCGCCGTCACCCTGCCCGCGACACTGGCCGCGCGCGGCCTCGATCGCGCCGCCGACGCGCTGCGCAACGCTCCGTCGGTCGTCGGCGGGCTACGAGACCGGGTGGGCCAGACGGTCGACGAGGTCTCCGAGACCGCCAACCGAGCCGGCGACACCGTGGTGAATGCCGGCGAGACGGCCGCCCGCAGTGTGGCCGCCGGCCGTGACGCGGCCCTGGAGGCTGTCGAGGGCAGCGCCCGCGCTCAGGGTGCGCCGGGAGTCGCCGACAGCATCCATCAGGTTCGCGAGGCCACCGGAATCGTCGAATCCGGCGAGCTCCCGATCGAGGGCTACGCCGATCTCAATGTGGGTGAGGCTGTTTCGGCGGTCAAGGAACTCACCGAACCAACCGAGATCCGGGTCGTCCTCGCCTACGAGGAAGCCCACAAGAACCGGCAGCGCGTCGTGTCGGCCGCGGAGGACCGCCTGGCCGAGATCGCCAAGGACGTCGTCGGAGTCCAGTGACGTGAGGGCGTACTCGCCCTGACACCAGACGACATCCGAGCGCTCCTACGACGTCGCGGCATCCTCCCGCTTCGGCAGGACCCATCCCGGCCGCGGGAAGTGGCAGGTGTAGCCGTTCGGATAGCGCAGCAGGTAATCCTGATGCTCCGGCTCGGCCTCCCAGAACGGTCCGGCGGTTTCGATCGTGGTGACCGCCTGGCCCGGCCACAATCCCGAGGCGTCGACGTCGGCGATGGTGTCGCGGGCCACCTGGTCCTGTTCCGGGGTCAGCGGAAAGATGGCCGACCGATAGCTCGACCCGACGTCGTTGCCCTGCCGATCCCGGGTCGTCGGGTCGTGGATCTGGAAGAAGAACGCCAGGATGTCACGGTAGGTGGTCTTCGTGGGGTCGAACACGATCTCCACCGCCTCGGCGTGACCGGGATGGTTGCGATAGGTGGCGTGATCGTTGCTGCCACCGGTGTAGCCGACCCGGGTGTCGAGCACACCGGGCTGTCGGCGGATGAGATCCTCCATGCCCCAGAAGCATCCGCCGGCGAGGACGGCGGTCTCGGTGCCGGGGCGTCGGGTGATCTGTCCGGTGTCGGTGGT containing:
- a CDS encoding ferritin-like domain-containing protein, with product MVSTQTRPTGTISHTTIAQQLRTILALTNAEIQIAEIRQAQARTDAVRDELAGNAQKGRSRAQDIEKALRERGGVVDVVRPVIGRATAAAKSVIEQAQPLDEALLGDLALEQQLVGRAMYLKALATGRQDSELVALADKLIDAHTETVQWITTVLAEEALGGPAALRRTPTQWVSGMATRAVTLPATLAARGLDRAADALRNAPSVVGGLRDRVGQTVDEVSETANRAGDTVVNAGETAARSVAAGRDAALEAVEGSARAQGAPGVADSIHQVREATGIVESGELPIEGYADLNVGEAVSAVKELTEPTEIRVVLAYEEAHKNRQRVVSAAEDRLAEIAKDVVGVQ
- the msrA gene encoding peptide-methionine (S)-S-oxide reductase MsrA — translated: MTTDTGQITRRPGTETAVLAGGCFWGMEDLIRRQPGVLDTRVGYTGGSNDHATYRNHPGHAEAVEIVFDPTKTTYRDILAFFFQIHDPTTRDRQGNDVGSSYRSAIFPLTPEQDQVARDTIADVDASGLWPGQAVTTIETAGPFWEAEPEHQDYLLRYPNGYTCHFPRPGWVLPKREDAATS
- a CDS encoding hydroxysqualene dehydroxylase, with product MPENRRRHCVVVGGGLAGLASAVWLAEAGQQVTLLERRGSLGGRTIAMPVAAVDDVPDNGQHVFASGYEHLMRYLDSVGTREHVSFPGHMTMRMPGGATRVSSFAGVSGLRTAIGDLPGVTGVDRLRTARAQATLIRQALRQPAWLDDITADEWFRRIGLPQSARDALWDGIVIGLTGDKPDISSAKVPADLLVTGIRRARATRTPISIGYPTVDLDTLFIDGAQKVFADNGVDVRHRAVVSSIDVADGVVTGVTLSDGEKVTADAVICAVPVWSVKGLLDQVPGHEAIYAAVDQLTPVPIVSVNLYLDRSIGMSDWGEILYGGEGVLEQVWDRQRMHGRSAEQHHLYSTTVSAAYDLTRKSNAEITDIQMAMLRKYFPDATDAEVIHSHVVRMPKSTFAQRPGTAGIRPEQRTAVAGLALAGDWTRTDWTTTMEGACQSAARAVEVILARDRSGTREQGAPTP